The genomic stretch CCGCTTTCCGGCCATCCCTCGCGGTCGCATCGCCGCACAGGACCTGGGCAGGTTGCCGGTACCCCACGAGCGTGTGGCCGCGGCCGACATGGGTTGCCAGGCCAATCAGAACCGCGCGGCCCTGTATCCCGTGTACCGCGTAGTGCTCGATCCTGGAGGCGAGCGCCCGGGCTGCCCCTCAAGGCCGGGCTCACCACAGGATCCAAGCGCCTTCGAAGGGTGTGTGGCGCTCTCGCCGAGGCGCACCACGCGCCCGCCCGGCATGAACCACTCCGCCGAGCCGACCGTGCGACGACGTCAGGTGCCGGGCTGCCCGCTCGGCTTTCCCGGATGACCACATCGGAACGTACCGTTAGCCCGCCTTCGGCGGGTCGCCTACTGTCTTGGGCCCGACCAGCCTATGGAAAGGCCAGGTGGTTTCGTTGTCCTCGGCACCGCCCTCTCCGAGTAGTGACCCGAGCCCAACGGGTTCCGGACCAGTGCCTTCTCCCCGGCATCGGTCACGCCTGCGCCGGGCACGGGAGTGGTTCGGCGGACTGACCGAGGCCAGCAAAGTCGCCCTTGTCGCAGCGGTGATCACGACTGTCGGTGGAGGGGCGTTCGGTGTGGTCAGCGCCGCCACTACCGCGTTGGGCGGCAGCGGGAGCGGCAGCACCGGCAGCGATGGAACGCCGCAGAAAGCGGCTCCTGTCGAAACATCTTCCAGGCGCAGCACGCCTGGTGGTCGGCCGGATACATCGGACACCAGCCGGGCCACCCCGACCGCCGAGTGCGAGGTCCGCTCCAAGGTCCTGTACTGCACAGGCAACAAGGCCGGGGGCAAGTTGTACCGCCAGCGCGACTACCGTTCCGAAGTTGTCCATACACTCACCGGTACCTCCAGCCGGTATTCATGCTGGGGGCATGGAGCTCCCCACAGCGGAGGCAACGACATCTGGTACTGGACGCACTTCGAGGACGAGGACTACTGGGGCAATGTTCCGGCGGTGGACGTGAGCACGAATCAGGACCCCGCCCCCGGCCTGCCTATGTGCTCGTAACACCCGTGCTTCAGGGGCACCGCCCTCGCCGCCCCACCGGCCCGTGCCTTCCAGCCGGGGCCCGTACAGCGCCCGGCCGCCGGCGCCGGATTGTCCGGTCTCCGCCATCAGCGCGGCACCCCTGGCGGTCTCCCCCGCTGTCCAGCCGGTGATGCCGAACAGCAGCCGGACCAGACGCTCGGTGCCTTCGCGCTCACCAGCAGCGGCTCTAGGACAATGTCCGGCGGTGCCCGCCTGCGGCTGATCGCCTCCGGCTGAAGCAACGGGGCAGCCGCCCGGCTGCCTCCGGTACCGAGTGGCCGACCCGGTCAGCGGCTGAACATCTGCGGGGAGCGGGTGCGCCGACGGTGGTAGTCGTCAACGGCGAGCTCAGGCTCTTACCCAGATGAACCAGGGCGGATGCTTCCCGGCCGGTGAGGACAGCACCGATCTCGACAGGTTCATGGTCGGGTATGCGTTCGGCGAGCTGCTGGACTGAGGCCGCGGGCGCAGGTGTTGGAAAGGCCAGTAGCGCCAAAGTGTTTTGTGTTCACGCGAGTTCGTTCCTGTCGATGCCCGCCCATGATCCCGTTAGGGTGGCCCGATGACCGACGCGAGCATGGACAGAGTGAACCGCTTCCGGGCCGAGGCGGCATCCCGGGATCTGCCGTCGGAGGAGGTGGAGGAGTGGATACGTGTCGCCCGCCCGGCGGTGTACATGGCCGAGGGCGGTGACGGGCCCCTCGTGGCCCGGGTCGGCGGCGACCCCCTGCTGCCGCACGGCGCGCCGAAGCCGTCCGAGCCCTTCGTGGCCTCCGTCGACCTCGCGGCCCTCCCGCCGGGTGCGACCAGCCTTCCACTGCCCGCCGACGGCCACCTGCTCTTCTTCTCCGGCACCGATGTGGGCGGCATCGGGGGGCAGGTGTCCGACGCGGTGCTGTACGTTCCCGCCGGGGTCCCGACGACCCCAAGCCCCCTCGAACACAGTTGGCGCGAGCCGTACCGGTCGCGTGAACTGCGTACGGTCTGGCACCAGCCGAGTGCCCAGATGCCGGAGAGCTTCGCCCTCGACAGATGGGGCGACTTTCCCGAGGACGAGCAGTTCGAACTCGCCGACGAACTCAGCGACGCCTGGGCCCACGTGGGCGGCTACCGCCCTTCCTGGGTTTTGCAGATCGGCGGCCATCCGGTCTCGCCTCAGAACGATCCCGTTCACTACGCCCGTACCCCGGAGGAGGCCGGCCTCGGCGAGCAAGACGGTACGGCCCACGCAGAGGGCGCCGGTGACTGGGCTCTGCTGGCGACCTGGAGGTGCGGCGACGACGTCACGGAACTGGACTCCGGCGTGGCCCACTGGGTGATCCGCCACCGGGACCTGGCGGCCCGGCGCTTCGACCGGGTCCACCGCTACGTCGAAATGGCCTGACAGCGCGGGGCGGACGGCCGGCTCCCCGATGCTCACCGGCCGCCCTCCCTGCCCACGCCCACCCGGCCCGTGCCGCCACCGTGCCGATCGGTCCGGCCGGAACGGGTGCCGCGTCCTCGCTGCCCCGGCCTGCCCCGCCCCGCGGAGCGGGAGGGATACGGGCGTACACCCCTGGGTCGCCGCCGCGCCCTGCCGAGCGTCGCTTGGTGTTCCCCGGGCCGCGGCAGCGGCCGTAGGGAAGCTAGTTGGGTGAGCCGTTCCGATCGATGACGAGCAGAGATCGGCTCGAATGGCAAGCAGAGAACGGCTCGATGACGAACAGAGATCGGCTCGATGACGAGCAGAGATCGACGCTTCGGTACGCCGACTCGGCGTCCTGATCCGCCAGGACAGCCGCCGTCTGGCCGACGTGGCGGACATCCCGGAGACAGCGGCAGCTCTCCGCCGGCTCCTGCTGGATGAAAGCGGTTCTTCTCCTGTGCAGAGCCCGCGGCCATCACGCGCGAAAAACGGCTTCCGATGCCTTCACCGAGCGCAACAGTCAGGGGTTCCGGTCGCTCACGAGAGGTCCGGTTACGCCCGCAGTCCGTCCACCGCCGTGTCGATCGCCGCCAGGGCCGCCGCCCTGTCGAGCCCCGCCCTCGATACGAGCGAAAGGCCCTGGACGACATAGAGCAGGAGCTGCGCCTGGGCCTCCGGAGAACGGGTGTCCGCGACCTCTCCGGCGGCCTGTGCGCGGCGGAGTGCGTCGGCGACGATGCTGGTGAAGCGGCGGTACGAACGGGCGACGATCTCCGTGGCTTCGCTGTCCTGGGGGACGAGTTCGGCGGTCGTGTTGCCGACCAGGCAGCCCTGCGGCACGCCCATATCGGAGATCAGTTCGTCCAGCCGCGCGGGATGGGTCAGGATCTCGCGCAGGGCGGGCAGGAGCGGGCTGGTGTCGAGCGCGGTGACCAGGTGCCGCTCGTACACCTCCCAGTAGAGCCTGACGGCTTCGAGGTAGAAGCGGCGCTTGTCGCCGAACGCGCCGTAGAGACTGCCGCGCTCGACGCCCAGCGCGCCAACCAGGTCATGGATCGACGTGGCCCCGTACCCCCGGGACCAGAACAGTTCGAGTGCCCGCTTGAGCGTCTGTTCCCTGTCGAACTCGCGGGGGCGTCCAGTCCGTGCCACGGGCCCAACACTACGACTTCTTGACTCGGCGTTCAAGAAGTCGTAGCTTCCGCTGCATCACTTCTTGAACGGTCGCACAGAAGTCGGCGCTCACCGGCCGACGCGAAGGGCGGAACCATGGAATTCGCAGGCAAAACGGCTCTCGTCACCGGATCCGGCGCGATCGGCGGCCTCGGGCACGCGACGGCCGGAACACTGGGCGCGGGCGGAGCCGACGTGATCGTGACCGGCACCGATCCGCAGCGCGGTGCCCAGGTCGTGGAAGACCTCCGCGCGGCCGGTGGCGGGTCCGCCGGAACGGTGCGTTTCGTCGCTGCCGATGTGTCCGACGTGGCGGGCGTGCGGCAACTGGCCGAGGAGGCCGGAGCCGTCGACATCCTCGTCAACAACGCGAGCGTGATGACGATCGCCCAGACCACCGGGCAGGGCCTCGCGGGCTACGACGCCGCCTTCGCGGTCAATGTGCGTGCCCCGTTCCTGCTCACCGCCCTGCTCGCGGAGAAGATGGCCGCGCGCGGTGGCGGCAGCATCGTCAACGTCAGCTCCACCGCGGCCGGCCTCGGCATGCCGGGCATGGCCGTCTACGGCGCCACCAAGGCGGCGCTCGAATCGCTGACCCGCACCTGGGCAGCGGAGTTCGCCGCATCGAACGTACGGGTCAACGCCGTCGCCCCGGGTCCGATGCGCACCTCGAAGGTGGTCGCGGCGATGGGCCCGGACATGGGAGGCATGGGGCTGGCCACCGCACTGAAGCGCACCTGCGACCCGGCCGAGGTGGCCCAGGTGATCGCCTTTCTCGCCAGTGACCGGGCCAGTTACATGACCGGGGCGATCGTGGCCGCCGACGGCGGCCGCACCGCGATCTGAAGGGAGGCAGAAACCATGGATCGTCTTGCGGGAAAACACGCGCTGATCACAGGGGGGACGAGCGGCATCGGCCTGGAAACGGCCCGCGAGTTCCTCGCCGAGGGAGCGACGGTCGCCGTCACCGGCCGCTCGCAGGAAAGGCTGGACGAGGCGGCCCGGCAATTGGAGGGCCCGCTGCTGACCATCGTCAGTGACGCCGGCGACGTGCCCGGCCAGGCGGCGCTCGCGGCGCGGCTCCGCGAGGAGTGGCCGAAGCTCGACATCCTGATGAGCAACGCCGCCGACGTCACCCACCTCCCGATCGAGGCGTGGACCGAGGAGGCGTTCGACAGGCTCCTCGCGACCAACCTCAAGTCGCCGTTCTTCCTGATCAGGGACCTGCTGCCGCTCTTCTCACAGCAGTCCTCGGTCATCCTCGTCGGCTCGGTCTCCGCGTACATCGGACACGAGAACGCGACGGTCTACGGCGCGGCCAAGGCGGGCCTGCTCTCCTACACGCGCGGGCTGACCCATGAGCTGAAGGACCGCGGCATCCGCGTCAACGGACTGAGCCCGGGCCCGACGATCACCAACGCGTTCGCTCCCCTCGGCCCCGAACGCCAGGCCGCCCTCTACGAGGAACTCCGGCAGACCGTGCCTCTTCACCGCCTGGGAACCGCCACCGAACTGGCGAAGGCGGCGGTCTACCTCGCCTCGGACGAATCCGCCTACACCGCAGGGACCGTGCTGCGCGTTGACGGGGGCATCGGGCAGCTCGCTTACTAGGTCACTTCTGATGGCTCTTGTCGGTCGGGGTGGACCCAGCTCTGAGCCGGGCACGCGTCGGGCATGGTGCGGCGACATGAACTGACCGATGCGCAGTGGCGGAAGATCGAGCCGTTACTGTCGGCCAACGGCCGGCGCGGTGGGCAAGGGGCCGATCACCGCACGGTGGTGAACGGCGCGTCGTACCGGGCCCGGACCGGGGTGCCCTGGCCGGATCTGCCGGAGCGGTACGGGCCCTGGCTGACCGTGCATGAGCGGCACTGTCGGCGGTCGGCGGACGGCACCTGACAGCACGTCCTGGCACAGCTGCAGACCCAGGCGGATGCCGGCGATCCCGCCGGTGCCCTGCCTCGCGAGCTGGGGCCGGAGTGGGCGGTGAACCTCGGCTCCACCTGCTCCACCTCCTGCCGGGCCCGCCAGCACGCGACCGGGGCCCGGCACCGCCCGCCGTCCGTCTTCCCGCAAAAGGGCTGTACCGCCCGTGTTCCGGCGTCGAGTGTTGCGGATCAGTGGGATCCGAGGTGGCGATGCGCCACACCCCGCTCGGAACGCTCCAGGTCTCGGCGCAGGGACTGGGCTGCATGAGCATGAGCGAGTACT from Streptomyces albofaciens JCM 4342 encodes the following:
- a CDS encoding DUF1963 domain-containing protein; translated protein: MTDASMDRVNRFRAEAASRDLPSEEVEEWIRVARPAVYMAEGGDGPLVARVGGDPLLPHGAPKPSEPFVASVDLAALPPGATSLPLPADGHLLFFSGTDVGGIGGQVSDAVLYVPAGVPTTPSPLEHSWREPYRSRELRTVWHQPSAQMPESFALDRWGDFPEDEQFELADELSDAWAHVGGYRPSWVLQIGGHPVSPQNDPVHYARTPEEAGLGEQDGTAHAEGAGDWALLATWRCGDDVTELDSGVAHWVIRHRDLAARRFDRVHRYVEMA
- a CDS encoding TetR/AcrR family transcriptional regulator, yielding MARTGRPREFDREQTLKRALELFWSRGYGATSIHDLVGALGVERGSLYGAFGDKRRFYLEAVRLYWEVYERHLVTALDTSPLLPALREILTHPARLDELISDMGVPQGCLVGNTTAELVPQDSEATEIVARSYRRFTSIVADALRRAQAAGEVADTRSPEAQAQLLLYVVQGLSLVSRAGLDRAAALAAIDTAVDGLRA
- a CDS encoding SDR family NAD(P)-dependent oxidoreductase — protein: MEFAGKTALVTGSGAIGGLGHATAGTLGAGGADVIVTGTDPQRGAQVVEDLRAAGGGSAGTVRFVAADVSDVAGVRQLAEEAGAVDILVNNASVMTIAQTTGQGLAGYDAAFAVNVRAPFLLTALLAEKMAARGGGSIVNVSSTAAGLGMPGMAVYGATKAALESLTRTWAAEFAASNVRVNAVAPGPMRTSKVVAAMGPDMGGMGLATALKRTCDPAEVAQVIAFLASDRASYMTGAIVAADGGRTAI
- a CDS encoding SDR family oxidoreductase, with the protein product MDRLAGKHALITGGTSGIGLETAREFLAEGATVAVTGRSQERLDEAARQLEGPLLTIVSDAGDVPGQAALAARLREEWPKLDILMSNAADVTHLPIEAWTEEAFDRLLATNLKSPFFLIRDLLPLFSQQSSVILVGSVSAYIGHENATVYGAAKAGLLSYTRGLTHELKDRGIRVNGLSPGPTITNAFAPLGPERQAALYEELRQTVPLHRLGTATELAKAAVYLASDESAYTAGTVLRVDGGIGQLAY
- a CDS encoding transposase gives rise to the protein MVRRHELTDAQWRKIEPLLSANGRRGGQGADHRTVVNGASYRARTGVPWPDLPERYGPWLTVHERHCRRSADGT